In a genomic window of bacterium:
- a CDS encoding SAM-dependent methyltransferase codes for MADPRLMEAIDRMGYAGAEGLALADGSSVQTESVALSYGDFLSSARADAAYAISGMPQIYFKWLDEINAEAGRAWHHLAWNRGDAPVLCLVSGDVVYLYNSYAHPSKLEGDEREQEHSGALLSILSLTDETLRDTYGRVCFDTGSFWQTTPGMKITARERVDSQLLKDIADARNLLVGEQLTLQTAQALLGRAIFLSYLTDRGVLSPDFLRERFGQDVLAGIFTDQTSAIALFRWMAEAFNGDLFPLEDHETAALKTQHWGVLERFLSGEQMGTGQRRLWPYDFATIPVELISSLYEMFTREDEPAGQNTATGQEQPVQNKTGVHYTPPLLVRSIVEEAMRGLDDSALVLDPACGSGAFLVEVFRRLAFRRRERTGVAPTFAELSRILTGQVFGLEISLDAGRIAAFSLYLALLENACEVPCAADIRLPHLEGISLFSGMDAFDEDAVYNARWPFASCEFDLVVGNPPWTQSREHCASASAYCNKRGLPLDNNQPYHAFLWRAQQLGRDGSRIAMMVPALMLFQPRGRRTVERLLSECSNLHVVNLMHLRDAEIFRGVTAPPAVVLCENGPPTEDATVRYDAPKVSRAVDTTKQVVILDDDKVNLPLDLIRHDHSIWKASFWGSAADWNLLQHLREQPTLEQLADGRGWQRGAGCGIFNLDRKPLSKRRDQGAPPPPSFVGRPLLREEDIPPYGSSLVLSAVQETDRADRWRDKKTPHLFLGPQLLVGRSPKEDRITAAYVPSGVVFSPRYWGLSLGETDEQLGQYLSVLLNSDVAQYFLFLTSSRWGVERDDVLPSEIAALPVPEWHDLTAQQRGRICELETLLRHGHDTADALPAHEELQRLVAEVYRLTARESDFVDEVVTSTISFFRESKKASFAPEPPNAQDLDAYAAVLAASLNPYLEPSGRQAAITIWCGDSDPLQVIQLVETSLVEQDARVVQHKDVPGSVVLRSLSRTLHHQVDANLAVRRNIRVYDPGSGLLIIKRAEKRYWTKAAAHRDAGAVISDHL; via the coding sequence ATGGCTGACCCACGGCTGATGGAGGCAATCGACCGCATGGGCTATGCAGGGGCGGAGGGCCTGGCCCTAGCCGACGGTTCCTCCGTGCAGACGGAGTCGGTGGCCTTGAGCTACGGCGACTTCCTGTCCAGCGCCCGTGCGGATGCCGCCTATGCGATCTCCGGCATGCCCCAGATCTACTTCAAGTGGCTTGACGAGATCAATGCCGAAGCCGGTCGCGCATGGCACCATCTGGCCTGGAATCGCGGTGACGCTCCAGTCCTTTGCCTCGTCAGTGGCGACGTAGTGTACCTATACAATTCGTACGCGCACCCATCGAAGCTCGAGGGCGACGAGCGCGAACAGGAACACAGCGGAGCGCTTCTCAGTATCCTGAGCCTGACCGATGAGACACTGCGGGACACCTATGGGAGAGTCTGCTTCGATACCGGGAGTTTCTGGCAGACGACTCCGGGGATGAAGATCACCGCGCGAGAGCGCGTGGACAGCCAGTTGCTCAAAGACATCGCAGACGCGCGCAACCTCCTCGTCGGTGAGCAGCTAACGCTTCAGACAGCCCAGGCGCTTCTCGGCCGGGCGATCTTCCTGTCATACCTGACGGACCGCGGTGTACTTAGCCCGGATTTCCTCCGTGAGCGGTTTGGGCAGGACGTCTTGGCGGGCATCTTCACCGATCAGACCTCTGCCATCGCTCTGTTCAGGTGGATGGCCGAAGCTTTCAATGGGGATCTGTTTCCTCTCGAGGATCATGAGACCGCGGCCCTCAAGACGCAGCACTGGGGAGTACTGGAGAGGTTCCTGTCGGGCGAGCAGATGGGCACTGGCCAACGACGCCTGTGGCCATACGACTTCGCCACGATCCCGGTGGAACTGATTAGCAGCTTATACGAGATGTTCACCCGTGAGGACGAACCGGCAGGGCAGAACACGGCGACAGGCCAAGAGCAACCGGTTCAGAACAAGACCGGGGTCCACTATACACCCCCCCTGTTGGTCCGCTCAATCGTAGAAGAAGCCATGCGAGGGTTGGATGACAGCGCCCTCGTTCTTGACCCTGCCTGTGGATCAGGTGCGTTCCTCGTGGAGGTCTTCAGGCGGCTAGCTTTCCGCCGGCGCGAGCGAACTGGGGTCGCGCCTACCTTTGCCGAACTCAGTCGTATCCTGACAGGGCAGGTGTTTGGCCTTGAGATTAGCTTGGATGCCGGCCGTATCGCCGCGTTCAGTCTCTATCTCGCCTTGCTGGAGAATGCGTGTGAGGTCCCATGCGCAGCGGATATACGGTTGCCGCACCTTGAGGGGATTTCGTTGTTTTCTGGTATGGACGCCTTCGATGAAGATGCCGTGTATAATGCGCGATGGCCGTTTGCATCATGTGAATTCGACCTAGTGGTCGGCAATCCGCCCTGGACGCAGTCGAGGGAGCACTGCGCCTCTGCCTCTGCGTACTGCAACAAGAGAGGCCTCCCCCTAGACAACAACCAGCCCTATCACGCATTCCTATGGCGAGCGCAGCAGCTCGGCCGAGATGGCAGTCGCATCGCCATGATGGTGCCGGCTTTGATGCTCTTCCAGCCGCGGGGGCGTAGGACGGTTGAGCGGCTACTGAGCGAGTGCAGTAACCTGCACGTCGTGAATCTCATGCACCTTCGGGACGCTGAGATATTCAGAGGGGTCACTGCCCCGCCAGCAGTAGTTCTGTGCGAGAACGGGCCACCAACGGAAGACGCGACGGTGAGATATGATGCTCCTAAGGTGTCTCGAGCGGTGGATACCACCAAGCAGGTGGTCATACTGGATGACGACAAGGTTAACCTGCCGCTCGACTTGATCAGACACGATCATTCCATCTGGAAAGCGTCGTTCTGGGGCAGCGCTGCAGACTGGAACTTGCTTCAGCATCTGCGCGAGCAGCCTACATTGGAGCAGCTTGCGGACGGCCGTGGCTGGCAGCGAGGAGCAGGCTGCGGGATATTCAATCTCGACAGGAAACCACTGTCAAAGCGCCGCGATCAGGGCGCTCCTCCCCCACCGAGCTTCGTGGGCAGACCGCTGCTGCGCGAGGAAGACATACCCCCGTATGGTAGTTCGCTGGTGCTGTCGGCAGTCCAAGAGACCGATCGTGCCGACCGTTGGCGTGACAAGAAGACGCCGCACCTCTTCCTGGGACCACAGTTGCTCGTCGGGCGTTCGCCCAAGGAAGACAGAATAACGGCGGCCTACGTGCCATCAGGCGTGGTGTTCTCGCCGCGATATTGGGGGCTATCCCTGGGGGAAACTGATGAGCAGCTGGGACAGTACCTGTCCGTGCTTCTCAATTCGGACGTGGCGCAGTATTTCCTCTTCCTGACGTCGTCTCGTTGGGGGGTAGAGCGAGATGATGTGCTACCGAGCGAGATCGCGGCGCTGCCGGTTCCGGAATGGCATGACCTCACGGCTCAACAGCGCGGGCGAATCTGCGAACTGGAGACGCTCTTGCGCCATGGCCACGACACTGCGGACGCGTTGCCGGCGCACGAGGAGCTCCAGCGGCTAGTTGCTGAGGTGTACAGGCTAACGGCGCGGGAATCTGATTTCGTCGATGAGGTAGTCACCTCCACTATCAGCTTCTTCCGTGAGAGCAAGAAAGCGTCCTTTGCTCCAGAACCACCGAACGCACAGGATCTTGACGCGTACGCCGCCGTGCTCGCAGCCAGTCTGAACCCGTATCTTGAGCCATCTGGCAGACAGGCAGCCATCACGATATGGTGCGGTGACAGCGACCCCCTACAGGTAATCCAACTGGTTGAGACGAGTCTGGTTGAGCAAGACGCGAGGGTAGTGCAACACAAGGACGTTCCGGGGAGCGTCGTACTGCGGTCGCTGTCTCGGACGCTGCACCATCAGGTTGACGCTAATCTTGCCGTTCGCAGGAACATCCGTGTCTACGACCCTGGCTCGGGCCTGCTGATCATCAAGCGTGCAGAGAAGCGGTACTGGACGAAGGCTGCGGCGCATAGAGATGCCGGTGCCGTCATTTCTGACCATCTGTGA
- a CDS encoding thymidylate kinase: MRPSSDFPGKLFVVEGIDGSGKSTQMHLLDTWLQSQGYSTFFSEWNSSELVKSATKRGKARHLLTPLTFSLIHATDFADRTERNIVPPLKAGAVVLADRYAYTAFARDGARGCHPDWVRELYSFSVQPTVALYFKVPLEVALNRILVGRPELKFYEAGMDMGWSDDVYQSFRIFQGKILEQYEGMVDEFGLHVIDATLPIPDQQELVREVVRPHLNGLLRKPG, from the coding sequence ATGCGACCCAGCAGTGACTTTCCGGGCAAGCTCTTCGTCGTGGAGGGGATTGACGGCTCGGGCAAGAGCACGCAGATGCACTTGCTGGATACCTGGCTGCAATCCCAGGGCTACAGCACGTTCTTCTCCGAATGGAACTCGTCGGAGCTGGTGAAGAGCGCGACCAAGCGCGGCAAGGCGCGCCACCTGCTGACCCCGCTGACCTTCAGCCTCATCCACGCCACGGATTTCGCCGACCGCACCGAGCGCAACATCGTGCCGCCGCTGAAGGCGGGCGCGGTGGTGCTGGCCGACCGCTATGCCTACACGGCCTTCGCGCGCGACGGCGCGCGCGGGTGCCACCCCGACTGGGTGCGGGAGCTGTACTCGTTCTCGGTGCAGCCGACGGTGGCGCTGTACTTCAAGGTGCCGCTGGAGGTCGCGCTCAACCGCATTCTGGTCGGCCGGCCGGAGCTGAAGTTCTACGAGGCCGGCATGGACATGGGGTGGAGCGACGACGTCTACCAGTCCTTCCGCATCTTCCAGGGCAAGATCCTGGAGCAGTATGAGGGCATGGTGGACGAGTTCGGCCTGCACGTGATTGACGCGACGCTGCCGATCCCGGATCAGCAGGAGCTGGTGCGCGAGGTCGTCCGCCCGCACCTGAACGGCCTGCTGCGCAAGCCGGGCTAG
- a CDS encoding PDDEXK nuclease domain-containing protein, whose translation MDVPDEAYGQWLVQLKTRIQGAQLRAAQSVNSELVLLYWSIGRDILERQREHGWGARVIDRLSADLRREFPDLKGFSVRNLKYMRAFAEAWPEEAIVQQLVAQLPWGHNVRILDGTSGVEERLWYVKAALTHGWSRNMLVHQIESGLHLRQGQAVTNFAQTLPAPQSDLAREILKDPYNFDFLTMSDQAQERDLEHALLAQLRDALLEFGGGFAFVGSQYPLEVGGEDFFLDLLFYHLRLRCFVVVDLKVGKFRPEHAGKMNFYLSAVDDLLRHPSDQPSIGLILCKTRNGVVAEYALRDMRKPVGVANYRLGKALPDALQAALPSVQYLQTELQLADDDDSQS comes from the coding sequence ATGGACGTGCCGGACGAGGCGTACGGGCAGTGGCTGGTGCAACTCAAGACGCGAATTCAGGGCGCCCAGCTACGGGCGGCCCAGTCGGTCAACTCCGAGCTAGTGCTGCTGTACTGGTCCATCGGCCGGGATATCCTCGAGCGCCAGCGTGAGCACGGTTGGGGGGCCCGGGTCATAGACCGCCTGTCGGCGGATCTGCGCCGCGAGTTCCCGGACCTCAAAGGGTTCTCCGTCCGCAATCTCAAGTACATGCGCGCCTTTGCCGAGGCCTGGCCAGAGGAGGCAATTGTGCAACAGCTTGTTGCACAACTGCCCTGGGGGCACAACGTGCGTATCCTGGACGGCACGAGCGGAGTCGAGGAGCGCCTCTGGTACGTCAAGGCCGCCCTCACCCATGGTTGGTCGCGCAACATGCTGGTGCACCAGATTGAGAGTGGGCTGCACCTGCGGCAGGGCCAGGCCGTCACGAACTTCGCCCAGACGCTGCCGGCGCCACAGTCCGACCTGGCGCGAGAGATCCTCAAGGATCCCTACAACTTCGACTTCCTGACGATGTCCGACCAGGCACAGGAACGCGACCTGGAGCACGCGCTACTGGCGCAACTGCGTGATGCCCTGCTCGAGTTCGGCGGTGGCTTCGCCTTCGTGGGCAGTCAGTACCCCCTGGAAGTCGGCGGGGAGGACTTCTTCCTCGATCTACTGTTCTACCACCTACGGCTACGGTGCTTTGTGGTCGTTGATCTCAAGGTCGGCAAGTTCAGGCCTGAGCACGCCGGCAAGATGAACTTCTACCTGTCCGCGGTGGACGATCTGCTCCGCCATCCGTCGGACCAGCCCTCGATCGGTCTGATCCTGTGCAAGACCAGGAACGGGGTCGTGGCGGAGTACGCGCTGCGCGACATGCGTAAGCCCGTGGGTGTGGCGAACTACCGGCTGGGGAAGGCCCTGCCCGACGCTCTGCAGGCGGCCCTGCCGTCGGTTCAGTATCTCCAGACGGAGTTGCAGCTAGCCGATGACGACGACAGCCAGTCCTGA
- a CDS encoding heparinase II/III family protein — translation MSTDVVKVGKGAMRWVPAKAASLSAQGVPADWSGYDRLSFWLHSAKANGQINTIVATSENPANGKEEWDYYFYHLTVDWAGWRQVTLRRGVEMQASRRPLGWDQIQALTFNSGGWDHKALADTELVLDEVCLSRDPVAVEMGQAERMEGPVRVVQRVQVTGRDDKPVRVKLGLDRAGLKLFEAEVEKEELGPIPSAQTAEAVVTMRLKAGVKAEPLARETVGLEVTPVGYEQAAQRVEVAATVPLAARPHPRLFLTAAEIAAAKERAARLPWADAQLKGIISRGEAALKLNCAEIPDRGGQWGHYYVCKTCGVSLKKLDNTHHECPKCKQVYSGWPWDDVIIASTHHSFTDGIERLGLAYAFSGEEKYAEKAREILLAYGEKYRTFPYHDSRGGDARSGGRLYAQTLDESVDIIGVAFGYDLVHDAKCFTAEDHRKIEDGYLREVCRTIQRHDAGISNWQTWHNAGVAAVGFCLDDPELIGWAINGKSGLRFQLKNSVLPDGFWYEGTAGYHFYALDALRYTVEAAYQAGIDFYGDPVYKSLYEGPMQYTFPDGNFPAINDSSKMSISGQSRLYELAYARFKDPNFAWVAGFGKRASREAFLWGVEELPAVTAPKLASKNFNGLGAAVLRVGEGADAAYVHFDYGPHGGGHGHPDKMVVTLWGLGQEIAPDPGCLAYAAALHTSWYRQSVAHNVIVVDGKSQMPTEGKCGLFASWPEAALAAGSCETAYEGVTLKRTVLLTPTYLLDLQGATSAKPHVYDYVWHNVGAMTPNVAVTPKEGTLGKDAGYQHFTGLQQGSGEKDWSVDFVQAGAGETPALRGSGTVRLTMVGAAGTELYFGSGLAGRPPQPCPMVVARRQAAETLFASVVNFSKTAPEVTAVELVPVTVEGKAASAQQAVAVKVTRGAAEDWLLVATVGGEKRFGEFTTTARACFVTREGGKVVGMRQVE, via the coding sequence GTGAGCACCGACGTGGTGAAGGTGGGGAAGGGGGCGATGCGGTGGGTGCCGGCGAAGGCGGCGAGTCTGTCGGCGCAGGGGGTGCCTGCGGACTGGTCGGGGTATGACAGGCTGAGCTTCTGGCTGCACAGCGCTAAGGCGAATGGGCAGATCAATACCATTGTGGCGACTTCGGAGAATCCGGCCAATGGCAAGGAAGAGTGGGACTATTACTTCTATCACCTGACTGTGGACTGGGCGGGCTGGCGGCAGGTGACGCTGCGGCGGGGCGTGGAGATGCAGGCGTCGCGGCGGCCGTTGGGGTGGGACCAGATCCAGGCGCTGACGTTCAACTCGGGCGGGTGGGACCATAAGGCGCTGGCGGATACGGAGTTGGTGCTGGATGAGGTGTGCCTGTCGCGGGACCCGGTGGCGGTGGAGATGGGGCAGGCCGAGCGCATGGAGGGGCCAGTGCGGGTGGTGCAGCGGGTGCAGGTTACGGGGCGGGATGACAAGCCGGTGCGGGTGAAGCTGGGGCTTGACCGGGCGGGGCTGAAGCTGTTTGAGGCGGAGGTCGAGAAGGAGGAACTGGGGCCGATACCGAGTGCGCAGACCGCGGAGGCCGTGGTGACGATGAGGCTAAAGGCAGGAGTGAAGGCGGAGCCGCTGGCGCGGGAGACGGTGGGGCTGGAGGTGACACCGGTGGGCTACGAGCAGGCGGCACAGAGGGTGGAAGTGGCGGCGACGGTGCCGCTGGCGGCGCGGCCGCACCCACGGCTGTTCTTGACGGCGGCGGAGATCGCGGCGGCTAAGGAGCGGGCGGCGAGGTTGCCGTGGGCCGACGCGCAACTCAAGGGCATCATATCGCGCGGCGAGGCGGCGCTGAAGCTCAACTGCGCGGAGATACCGGACCGGGGAGGGCAGTGGGGGCACTACTATGTGTGCAAGACGTGCGGGGTGAGCCTGAAGAAGCTCGACAACACGCACCACGAGTGCCCGAAGTGCAAGCAGGTCTACAGCGGTTGGCCGTGGGACGACGTGATCATCGCGAGTACCCACCACAGCTTCACCGATGGCATTGAGCGGCTGGGGCTGGCGTATGCGTTCAGTGGCGAGGAGAAGTATGCGGAGAAGGCGCGGGAGATATTGCTGGCGTATGGGGAGAAGTACCGGACGTTCCCGTACCATGACAGCCGCGGGGGCGACGCGCGCTCGGGCGGGAGGCTATACGCCCAGACGCTGGATGAGTCGGTGGACATCATCGGCGTGGCCTTTGGGTATGACCTGGTGCATGACGCGAAGTGCTTCACGGCGGAGGATCATAGGAAGATCGAGGACGGGTATCTGCGGGAAGTTTGCCGGACGATCCAGCGGCATGATGCGGGGATCTCGAACTGGCAGACATGGCACAACGCGGGTGTGGCGGCGGTGGGGTTCTGTCTCGATGACCCGGAGTTGATTGGATGGGCGATCAACGGCAAGAGCGGGCTGCGCTTCCAACTGAAGAACAGCGTGCTACCGGATGGCTTTTGGTATGAGGGGACGGCGGGGTATCATTTCTATGCGCTGGATGCCCTGCGGTACACCGTCGAGGCCGCGTATCAGGCGGGGATAGACTTCTACGGCGACCCGGTGTACAAGTCGCTGTATGAGGGGCCGATGCAGTATACGTTCCCGGATGGGAATTTCCCGGCGATAAATGACAGCAGCAAGATGAGCATCTCGGGGCAGAGTCGGTTGTATGAGCTGGCGTATGCGCGGTTCAAGGACCCGAACTTCGCTTGGGTGGCAGGGTTTGGGAAGAGGGCGAGCCGGGAGGCATTCTTGTGGGGAGTGGAGGAGTTGCCGGCGGTGACGGCACCGAAGCTGGCGAGTAAGAACTTCAACGGGCTCGGCGCGGCGGTGTTGCGCGTGGGCGAGGGGGCGGACGCGGCGTATGTGCACTTTGACTATGGGCCGCATGGCGGCGGGCATGGGCATCCGGACAAGATGGTGGTGACGCTGTGGGGGCTGGGGCAGGAGATCGCACCCGATCCGGGGTGCCTGGCATATGCGGCGGCGCTGCATACGAGCTGGTACCGGCAGTCGGTGGCGCATAATGTGATTGTGGTGGATGGGAAGTCGCAGATGCCGACGGAGGGGAAGTGTGGGTTGTTTGCGTCATGGCCGGAGGCGGCGCTGGCGGCGGGGTCGTGTGAGACGGCGTATGAGGGCGTGACGTTGAAGCGGACGGTGCTGCTGACGCCGACGTATCTGCTGGACCTGCAGGGGGCAACGAGTGCCAAGCCGCATGTGTATGACTATGTGTGGCACAACGTGGGGGCGATGACCCCGAACGTGGCTGTGACGCCGAAGGAGGGGACGCTGGGGAAGGACGCGGGGTATCAGCACTTCACGGGGTTGCAGCAGGGGTCGGGGGAGAAGGACTGGAGTGTGGACTTCGTGCAGGCCGGAGCGGGCGAGACGCCCGCACTACGCGGGTCGGGGACGGTGCGGCTGACGATGGTGGGGGCAGCCGGGACGGAGTTGTACTTTGGGAGCGGGCTCGCGGGGCGGCCGCCGCAGCCGTGTCCGATGGTCGTGGCGAGGCGGCAGGCGGCGGAGACGCTGTTTGCGTCGGTGGTGAACTTCAGCAAGACGGCGCCGGAGGTTACGGCGGTGGAGTTGGTGCCGGTGACGGTGGAGGGGAAGGCGGCGAGTGCTCAGCAGGCGGTGGCGGTGAAGGTGACGCGCGGGGCGGCGGAGGATTGGCTGCTGGTGGCTACGGTGGGGGGAGAGAAGCGGTTTGGGGAGTTCACGACGACGGCGCGGGCGTGTTTTGTGACGCGGGAGGGCGGTAAGGTGGTGGGGATGCGGCAGGTGGAGTAG
- a CDS encoding Gfo/Idh/MocA family oxidoreductase produces MSTTPLGFGLVGCGLISQFHGKAIQAAAGAQLIAATDPQQERLDKFCADFGCEAAASFEALLADPRIDVVNVLTPNAMHAQFAVPAMDAGKHVVIEKPPDMTLDKVDAMIAARDRNGVKVAISLQVRFRKPIQAMYNAIQSGRFGKLYYAGAHMKWFRDTAYYLSDDWRSKRDQGAGVTIQHAFHYIDLLHHLMGEAQGVEARMFNVAHPEVQLEDTLQAFIDWENGGKGIVEASTALWPGTDIRIEINGENGTAIMQGERITTWKFREEQPGDADMLSIGDAAQTTAAGGAADFAFTEHMYMIEDMVKAINEGKDPWVTLEKARGSLEIALAMYKSADDGCKVNLPL; encoded by the coding sequence ATGTCCACCACCCCCCTCGGCTTCGGCCTCGTCGGCTGCGGCCTCATCTCACAGTTCCACGGCAAGGCCATTCAGGCCGCCGCCGGCGCGCAGCTTATCGCCGCCACCGATCCCCAGCAGGAACGGCTCGACAAGTTCTGCGCCGACTTCGGCTGTGAGGCCGCCGCGTCGTTCGAGGCGCTGCTGGCCGACCCGCGCATTGATGTCGTCAATGTCCTGACCCCCAATGCCATGCACGCGCAGTTCGCCGTCCCCGCCATGGACGCCGGCAAGCATGTCGTCATCGAGAAGCCGCCGGACATGACGCTGGACAAGGTTGACGCGATGATCGCCGCGCGCGACCGCAACGGCGTCAAGGTCGCCATCTCGCTCCAGGTCCGCTTCCGCAAGCCCATTCAGGCCATGTACAACGCCATCCAGAGCGGCCGCTTCGGCAAGCTCTACTACGCCGGCGCGCACATGAAGTGGTTCCGCGACACCGCCTACTACCTCTCCGACGACTGGCGCAGCAAGCGCGACCAGGGCGCCGGGGTCACCATCCAGCACGCCTTCCACTACATCGACCTGCTCCACCACCTGATGGGCGAGGCCCAGGGCGTGGAAGCCCGGATGTTCAACGTTGCCCACCCCGAGGTCCAGCTTGAGGACACGCTGCAGGCTTTCATAGACTGGGAGAACGGCGGCAAGGGCATCGTCGAGGCCAGCACGGCCCTATGGCCCGGCACCGACATCCGCATCGAGATCAACGGCGAGAACGGCACCGCGATCATGCAGGGCGAGCGCATCACGACCTGGAAGTTCCGCGAGGAGCAGCCCGGCGACGCCGACATGCTGAGCATCGGCGATGCAGCCCAGACCACCGCTGCCGGCGGCGCGGCTGACTTCGCCTTCACCGAGCACATGTACATGATCGAGGACATGGTCAAGGCCATCAACGAGGGCAAAGACCCGTGGGTCACCCTCGAAAAGGCCCGCGGCAGCCTCGAAATCGCCCTCGCGATGTACAAGAGCGCCGACGACGGCTGCAAGGTCAACCTGCCGCTGTAG
- a CDS encoding thymidylate kinase yields MHIKSYWHPYPGLAEDEEYPGRLIVLEGTDGVGRSTQITLLKRWLESSGIAVYDTGLTRSNLAGRHLREAREGHTMGRMTQALFYATDFADRLENEMVPALRAGYVVLTDRYVYSLIARGIVRGLDPDWMRRIYGFAIQPSAVYYLKITIPDLIPRVLASGGFDYWESGADYSAGGDLYDCFVKHQSALLEQFEQMADEFGFVSVDASASIDQTFQTLQQRLSEMMQDASLKPGMATPLLPPPAGRRPSSDRVAEVLREFLASLEGEG; encoded by the coding sequence ATGCACATCAAGAGCTACTGGCATCCCTACCCTGGCCTGGCCGAGGACGAGGAGTACCCGGGGCGGCTCATCGTGCTGGAGGGCACGGATGGCGTCGGCCGCTCGACGCAGATCACGCTGCTCAAGCGCTGGCTGGAAAGCTCCGGCATCGCGGTGTATGACACCGGCCTGACGCGCTCGAACCTCGCCGGCCGGCATCTGCGCGAGGCCCGCGAGGGGCATACGATGGGGCGCATGACGCAGGCCCTGTTCTACGCCACGGACTTCGCGGACCGGCTGGAGAACGAGATGGTCCCGGCCCTGCGCGCCGGCTATGTCGTGCTCACCGACCGCTATGTCTACTCGCTCATCGCCCGAGGGATCGTCCGCGGGCTGGACCCGGACTGGATGCGCCGGATCTACGGCTTCGCCATCCAACCCTCGGCGGTGTACTACCTGAAGATCACAATCCCCGACCTCATCCCGCGTGTGCTGGCCAGCGGCGGCTTCGACTACTGGGAGTCGGGCGCCGACTACTCCGCCGGTGGCGACCTCTATGACTGCTTCGTCAAGCACCAGTCGGCGCTGCTGGAGCAGTTCGAACAGATGGCCGACGAGTTCGGCTTCGTCAGCGTGGATGCCTCGGCCTCGATAGACCAGACCTTCCAGACGCTGCAGCAGCGCCTGAGCGAGATGATGCAGGATGCCTCGCTCAAGCCCGGCATGGCCACGCCGCTGCTACCGCCCCCGGCGGGGCGCCGGCCGTCAAGCGACCGCGTGGCCGAGGTGCTGCGGGAGTTCCTGGCGTCGCTGGAGGGCGAGGGCTAG
- a CDS encoding DUF302 domain-containing protein: MLYEKQASGTAEDILARLAAAVAAHKFGVISQLDLQAKLAEKGVDLAPVCWVVEVCNPVQAQRVLEQEITLATMLPCRLCLYERAGALWVGTLRPSQLIGLMGQPALAPVAAEVEATLIAIIDQTCA, encoded by the coding sequence ATGCTCTACGAGAAGCAAGCTAGCGGTACTGCCGAAGACATCCTCGCGCGGCTGGCCGCCGCGGTGGCCGCGCACAAGTTCGGCGTCATCAGCCAACTCGACCTGCAGGCCAAGCTGGCTGAGAAGGGCGTGGACCTCGCGCCGGTCTGTTGGGTCGTGGAGGTGTGCAACCCGGTGCAGGCCCAGCGCGTGCTGGAGCAGGAGATCACGCTGGCGACGATGCTGCCCTGCCGCCTCTGTCTCTACGAGCGCGCGGGGGCGCTGTGGGTCGGCACGCTGCGGCCCAGCCAACTCATTGGCCTGATGGGCCAGCCGGCGCTGGCGCCGGTGGCGGCCGAAGTCGAAGCGACACTCATCGCAATCATTGACCAGACATGCGCCTGA
- the mscL gene encoding large conductance mechanosensitive channel protein MscL yields MLKEFKEFAIKGNMLDMAVGIIIGAAFGKIVTSFVEDVIMPPVGLLLGKVDFSALFLSLNGQSYASLAAAKQAGAPTLNYGAFLNNILSFIIVAFAVFLLVKAVNRLRRQGEAAAEEAEEATEKTCPFCRSQISMEATRCPQCTSMLEDEPAAH; encoded by the coding sequence ATGCTCAAGGAGTTCAAGGAGTTCGCCATCAAGGGCAACATGCTGGACATGGCCGTGGGCATCATCATCGGCGCGGCGTTCGGCAAGATCGTCACGTCGTTCGTCGAGGATGTCATCATGCCGCCCGTCGGGCTGCTGCTGGGCAAGGTGGACTTCTCCGCGCTGTTCCTGAGCCTCAACGGGCAGAGCTACGCCTCGCTCGCCGCCGCCAAGCAAGCCGGCGCCCCCACACTCAACTACGGGGCATTCCTCAACAACATCCTCAGCTTCATCATCGTCGCCTTCGCCGTGTTCCTGCTGGTCAAGGCCGTGAACCGGCTGCGGCGGCAGGGCGAGGCCGCCGCGGAGGAGGCCGAAGAGGCGACCGAGAAGACCTGTCCGTTCTGTCGGTCGCAGATCTCCATGGAGGCCACGCGCTGCCCGCAGTGCACCTCGATGCTGGAGGATGAGCCCGCTGCCCACTGA